One Nitrospira sp. DNA segment encodes these proteins:
- a CDS encoding TldD/PmbA family protein, protein MTREIGAQDYTNVAQDLLARAAKHGATAADVMVADGETLSVQVRMGAVDRLTKAREKRLGLRVFFGHRSASASTSDFSHDSLDRFVGETCALAQAVVEDPVSGLPEPGHYATELPDLNIYDATKLQTDQQIDLALRAERAAFAADSRITNSEGGDCDSSSGRIILANSHGFLGQYANSSFSLSVSPIASDAAGMQRDYWYGVNRTFSKLESPEAIGQEATRRTVRKLGARKVPTGRVPVIFDPEVAGSLLSHLCSALSGYALYKGASFLIGQRGQQIAPEFVTIYDDGRMPGGLGTRPFDGEGLPTRKQAIVERGRLASYLLDTYSGKKLGLPSTGNASRSIGESPSAGPTNFYMVPGTTAPAEILASVKQGLYVTDLIGFGINMVTGDYSRGASGFWIENGELAYPVEEITIAGNLKQMYATIETIGSDLVFRGRIASPTVKIAEMMVAGN, encoded by the coding sequence ATGACACGTGAGATCGGAGCGCAAGACTATACGAACGTCGCCCAGGATCTGTTGGCACGAGCGGCGAAGCATGGGGCGACGGCAGCGGACGTGATGGTCGCCGACGGGGAGACCCTCTCGGTGCAAGTCCGCATGGGGGCGGTCGATCGCCTCACAAAAGCCCGAGAGAAGCGGTTGGGGTTACGGGTCTTCTTCGGCCACCGTTCCGCGAGTGCCTCGACCTCCGATTTTTCTCACGATTCGCTGGATCGGTTCGTGGGAGAAACCTGTGCCCTGGCCCAGGCTGTGGTCGAGGACCCGGTGTCAGGATTGCCCGAGCCGGGGCACTATGCCACCGAATTGCCGGACCTGAACATCTACGACGCCACGAAACTGCAGACCGATCAGCAAATCGATCTCGCACTCCGCGCCGAACGCGCGGCGTTTGCGGCCGATTCCCGTATTACCAACTCGGAAGGAGGCGATTGCGATTCCTCATCCGGGCGGATCATCCTTGCGAATAGTCATGGGTTTCTCGGGCAGTATGCCAACAGTAGCTTTTCGTTGTCGGTGTCGCCCATTGCGTCCGATGCGGCGGGTATGCAGCGCGACTATTGGTACGGCGTCAATCGCACCTTCTCGAAGTTGGAGAGCCCGGAAGCCATCGGACAGGAAGCGACGAGGCGGACGGTCCGCAAGCTGGGAGCGCGTAAGGTCCCGACGGGCCGGGTGCCGGTGATCTTCGATCCCGAGGTTGCGGGGAGCCTGCTCAGTCATCTCTGTAGCGCCCTGTCGGGCTATGCGTTGTATAAAGGCGCCTCTTTTCTCATCGGACAACGTGGCCAGCAGATCGCTCCCGAGTTTGTGACGATCTATGATGATGGCCGGATGCCGGGAGGGCTTGGGACACGCCCCTTCGACGGTGAAGGACTGCCGACGCGGAAACAAGCGATCGTGGAACGCGGACGCTTGGCCAGTTATCTGCTGGATACCTACTCGGGGAAGAAGTTGGGGTTGCCTTCCACGGGAAACGCGTCACGAAGCATCGGCGAAAGTCCCTCCGCCGGGCCGACCAATTTCTATATGGTGCCGGGGACCACTGCTCCGGCGGAGATCCTGGCCTCAGTCAAGCAGGGACTCTATGTCACGGATCTGATCGGGTTCGGTATCAATATGGTGACCGGAGACTACTCCCGTGGCGCGAGCGGGTTTTGGATTGAGAATGGGGAGTTGGCCTATCCGGTTGAAGAGATCACGATCGCCGGCAATCTGAAGCAGATGTATGCGACGATCGAGACCATCGGATCGGATCTGGTGTTTCGTGGACGGATCGCCAGCCCGACGGTGAAGATTGCAGAAATGATGGTCGCGGGAAACTAA
- a CDS encoding uracil-DNA glycosylase, producing the protein MSSPQIALKELAESLHDCQRCPLAKLGRRQVVFGVGNPQASVMFVGEAPGYHEDQKGEPFVGAAGQLLNELLQSAGLSRGDIYIANVIKCRPPNNRDPEPQEVDTCKPFLLKQIALIRPKIVCSLGNWATQTLLERKVGITRVRGQVFYLKEFALFPLLHPAAALHQAAMLPPLREDFQKLKEFLDRHSKAAEPEAQASTGPTRTIEIERPAVEAQQMELFG; encoded by the coding sequence ATGTCCTCACCTCAGATCGCACTCAAAGAACTTGCGGAATCACTGCACGATTGCCAGCGGTGCCCTCTCGCCAAACTCGGACGGCGCCAGGTCGTCTTCGGCGTGGGCAACCCACAAGCGTCGGTGATGTTTGTCGGAGAAGCGCCGGGATATCACGAAGACCAGAAAGGAGAGCCGTTTGTCGGTGCGGCCGGCCAATTACTCAATGAGTTGCTCCAATCGGCGGGCTTGTCTCGGGGGGACATCTACATCGCCAATGTGATCAAGTGTCGCCCACCCAACAATCGTGATCCCGAACCTCAAGAAGTCGACACCTGCAAGCCATTTCTCCTGAAACAGATTGCCCTGATCCGCCCGAAAATTGTCTGCTCCCTCGGCAACTGGGCCACACAGACGCTCTTGGAACGCAAAGTCGGCATTACCCGAGTGCGGGGGCAAGTGTTCTACCTCAAAGAATTCGCGCTCTTCCCGCTCCTCCATCCGGCCGCAGCCTTGCACCAGGCAGCCATGCTGCCGCCCTTGCGTGAGGATTTCCAAAAGTTGAAGGAGTTTTTGGATCGGCACAGCAAGGCGGCTGAGCCGGAAGCGCAGGCGTCAACAGGCCCAACCCGCACGATTGAGATCGAGCGACCGGCCGTCGAGGCCCAACAGATGGAGTTGTTCGGATGA